GGGTGGTCACCGTCCACATGGGGCTGATAGCCGGAAGGCGCGGCGGGCTTTACGCTTTCAGCCGGTTCCGGAGCCGCGTCCTCTTCCGCCGCGACGTCGGAGGCCGTCGTAATGACCGGAATCGCCCGGAGCAGCGTGGCCACATGGCGGGCCAGTTCGTTGCCGCCGCCCCAGTGACCGGAAAGAAGACTGATGACAAAGGCGCCCGCCCCATCAAGCACCAGAACCGGCGGGTCTTCACTTTTATGCACAAGCAGGGGGGCCAGGGCGCGAACGGCAATGCCCGTGGCTCCGATAAAGACGTGCGCAGCATGCTGCCTGTAGGTTGACGCAAGCAGTTCGCCCAGCCGGGCAAAAGCCTGCGCGCCTGTGGGACAAAAGCGCTCCGGCGCGAAGATCTGGCATTCCGCCAGACGGCCCCCCTTGGGAACAGTCCAGGGCTTTCCGGCCAGCAGGGATTTGAGTCGCCGCGCCAAAGGCAAGGCAGAGGCGCTCAGGGCATAGCAGGCAAGAGAATTTTTTTCTAAAGCGGGGTGCACAAATGCCTCCGGCGGTCTGCCGCCACACATGGCTTGATGGGTGCGGCCTGTGGCATGAAAGAATGCACCGTGTGACGCAGTGACCGCGGCCGGGAGTCCTTGCCGGAACCCCGGCCGCCGGATGCAGAGCAGCCCGCGCAAGCAGGCCGGAACTTGACATGCTTGCGCTCATGGCTGGCAGGAACGGCACTCTGGGCAGTGCCGTCATTGTCGGCCATGAACACTGAAAGGCTCCGCTTAAAAAATGACCTTGCGGGCCGCATCCAGAGTTCTGTTGAAGTCATCGTCCGTGTGGGCGAAGGACACCATGCCGGTTTCATAGCCTGAAGGCGCGAGGTAAATGCCCTGTGCCCGCATCTGCTTGTAAAACGAGGTGAAGAGCTTTTGATCGCACTTTTGCGCGCTGGCGAAATCCGTCACTTCATGTTCGCTGAAATAGGGGCAGAACATGGAGGCCAGGGTCGGCATCTGCAAGGGAACGCCCTTGGCGGCAATGATGTCGCGCAGGCTGAAGGCGAACTTGCGGGTGCGCTCTTCAAGGGCGGCGTAGTCCGACTTCTGGAGAATGGCCAGCGTGGCCAGGCCAGCGGCCATGGCCAGGGGATTGCCCGAAAGGGTGCCCGCCTGATACACGCCGCCGCGCGGAGCCACAAGCTCCATATAACGGCGCTTGCCGCCAAAAGCCCCAACGGGCAGGCCGCCGCCGATAATCTTGCCAAAGGTGGTGAGGTCGGGATCTATCTTGAAGCGCGCCTGCGCCCCGCCAAATGCCGCGCGAAAGCCCGTGATGACCTCGTCAAAGATGAGCAGGCTCTGGTACTGGTCGCAGATGGCGCGCAGCCCTTCGAGAAAGCCGGGCCTGGGCAGCACAAGGCCCATATTGGCTGCCACGGGTTCCACAATGATGGCGGCGATGCTTCCGCCGTGTTGGGCGAAGCATTCCTTGACCGCGTCCAGATCATTATACGGCGCAAGGAGGGTGTCGGCCACCACAGCCGCAGGCACGCCGGGCGTGCCGGGAATGGAGAAGGTGGCCAGCCCGGAACCGGCGGCCGCCAGGAAGGGATCGGCATGCCCGTGATAGCAGCCCACAAATTTGAGCACTTTGTCGCGCTTGGTGGCGGCGCGGGCCAGACGCAGGGCGCTCATGGTGGCCTCTGTGCCGGAATTGACCATGCGCACCATTTCAAGGCCGGGCATGGCGGCCACCACGGCTTCGGCCAGGGCCACCTCGTCGGGGCAGGGAGCGCCATAGCTGGTGCCGCGATGGGCGGCGTCGCACACGGCGCGGGTGACGGAGGGTTCGTCATGCCCAAGTATCATGGGCCCCCAGGAAAGCACGAAGTCGATGTACTGACGGCCGTCAACGTCGGTCAGGTGGCAACCGTGCGCTTCGGCGATAAAGAGCGGGTGGCTGTCCACATTATGGCAGGCCCGCACGGGGCTGTTGACGCCACCGGGAATGACCACCTGGGCCTTTTCAAAAAGCTGGCGCGAAATCGTATCCATTCTGGTCTCCTTCAGGCGAAGTACGTCATAGAAATTTTTTTCAGTTCCTTGAGACTGCGCAGGATGGCGTGCTCCTTGAGATCAGTCATCTTCATGATGTCTTCCACCACGCCCAGGCACTCGGCCTCGCTGCGCCCGTGGATCATCGTATACAGCTCATAGGGCCAGTCGGCGGCGGCGCTCGGACGGTAGTAGGCGTGCGAAATATGGGTGTGCTCGGCCACTTTGCGGCCGCAGCCCTCAACCTGTTCGGGCTGTACCTTCCAGGCGACCATGGCGTTGTGCGTCCAGCCGGTCTTCTGGTGCTTGATGCTCGCGCCAAAACGGCGGATGGCCCCGGATTCCTTGAGACGGCCAAGCAGCTCAAGCACCTGGGCTTCGGTCATTCCCGCCTGTTCCGCCAAATCGGCGTAAGGTGTGAGACTGTCGGGCAGATTATCCTGCACAATGCGCAGGACCGCCTGTTCTTCTGGACTGAATTGATGGCTCATGAATTCTCCGGGAGGAATGAAGAAGCCGCGCGACTAATGGCGCGGCAGCCGGTCTGTGTCCACTGGCGTGGCGCTGACCCGGCCCGGAATACCGGGCCGGGCGAAAAAACAGGTTCTAAAGCAGATTACCTTTGAAATGCATCACATTTCAAAGTTTTCATGCTCTAGCGCGTAAACGAGCGGGCAAAAAGATTCTGAATGGCTACGCGGCCATTATCCTCAAGAAAACGTGTGCCTGTGGCGGCAAAATGCGCAAACTCGATGGTGGGATTTTCCACCTGCACCCATTTGTCTTTCTGCCAGTCAAGCCAGGCATTACGGGGCTGGTCAAAAACCAGCAGGGGTTTGTTGCAGATCTTGGCAAACTCCGCGCCCCA
This DNA window, taken from Desulfovibrio sp. 86, encodes the following:
- the ahbB gene encoding siroheme decarboxylase subunit beta is translated as MSHQFSPEEQAVLRIVQDNLPDSLTPYADLAEQAGMTEAQVLELLGRLKESGAIRRFGASIKHQKTGWTHNAMVAWKVQPEQVEGCGRKVAEHTHISHAYYRPSAAADWPYELYTMIHGRSEAECLGVVEDIMKMTDLKEHAILRSLKELKKISMTYFA
- the hemL gene encoding glutamate-1-semialdehyde 2,1-aminomutase — encoded protein: MDTISRQLFEKAQVVIPGGVNSPVRACHNVDSHPLFIAEAHGCHLTDVDGRQYIDFVLSWGPMILGHDEPSVTRAVCDAAHRGTSYGAPCPDEVALAEAVVAAMPGLEMVRMVNSGTEATMSALRLARAATKRDKVLKFVGCYHGHADPFLAAAGSGLATFSIPGTPGVPAAVVADTLLAPYNDLDAVKECFAQHGGSIAAIIVEPVAANMGLVLPRPGFLEGLRAICDQYQSLLIFDEVITGFRAAFGGAQARFKIDPDLTTFGKIIGGGLPVGAFGGKRRYMELVAPRGGVYQAGTLSGNPLAMAAGLATLAILQKSDYAALEERTRKFAFSLRDIIAAKGVPLQMPTLASMFCPYFSEHEVTDFASAQKCDQKLFTSFYKQMRAQGIYLAPSGYETGMVSFAHTDDDFNRTLDAARKVIF